From a single Arachis hypogaea cultivar Tifrunner chromosome 3, arahy.Tifrunner.gnm2.J5K5, whole genome shotgun sequence genomic region:
- the LOC112791128 gene encoding chromatin assembly factor 1 subunit FAS2 — MKGGTVQISWHESKPILSLDFHPSSSTLATAGADFDIKLWSIKPSESQKLPTVTYLNSLSSYHSSSVNVIRFSSSGELLASGADGGDLLIWKLHSTDAGQTWKVLKTLRSHHKDILDLQWSPDANYIISGSVDNCCIIWDVNKGTNLQTLDAHAHYVQGVAWDPLGKYVASLSSDRTCRIYINKPHKSKGIEKINYVCQQVISKAEQPLFKNSKSTKYHLFHDETLPSFFRRLSWSPDGSFLLVPAGSYKIGTGSDAVYATYIFSRNDLSRPAIQLPSASKAVVAVRFCPIYFNLRGTNSDGLFKLPYRIIFAVATLNSLFIYDTESTLPIAVLAGLHYSSITDISWSPDARYLALSSQDGFCSLVEFENDELGTPFSLSDGKVSDKDIKSLLQTANDTIVPIRNVGPVVDENSKMQAEGADCMIIESVNTGTDLLESRETSAQRKADDSDMIKSTGSAQSAMTDSETNEAEEKADKMAAEATVNVKEVVSDCRKKKAEEVDDVATQPTGNVEEADLGSRKIEAEDKAEKQVLSSGSVKCGAEEKEEKPQSSLDATKSGPNEETAGKQISSSKSTPIPNKPARKRITPIAIDP; from the exons atgaagggTGGGACGGTTCAGATCAGCTGGCACGAAAGTAAGCCCATCTTATCCCTTGATTTCCACCCTTCCTCCTCCACTCTCGCTACCGCCGGCGCCGATTTCGACATCAAG ttatggtcgattaagccATCCGAATCACAGAAGCTTCCCACAGTTACCTATCTCAACAGCTTGTCTTCTTATCATTCTTCCTCTGTCAATGTTATTCGCTTCTCTTCTTCCG GGGAGCTACTAGCCTCTGGTGCTGATG GAGGTGACCTGTTAATATGGAAGTTACACTCTACTGATGCTGGCCAGACATGGAAGGTTCTTAAGACTTTACG ATCTCATCACAAGGATATCCTTGACCTGCAGTGGTCTCCTGATGCCAATTATATCATATCTGGATCAGTTGATAATTGTTGCATTATATGGGATGTAAACAAAG GCACTAACCTTCAAACGTTGGATGCCCATGCACATTATGTTCAGGGAGTTGCATGGGACCCTCTAGGGAAGTATGTTGCCTCTCTTAGTTCTGACAGGACATGCCGAATTTACATCAATAAGCCTCATAAATCAAAGGGAATTGAGAAAATCAATTACGTTTGTCAGCAAGTTATTTCCAAGGCAGAACAGCCATTATTCAAGAATTCTAAG TCTACAAAGTATCATCTCTTCCATGATGAGACATTGCCATCTTTCTTCAGAAGATTATCCTGGTCTCCTGATGGTTCATTTCTACTTGTGCCTGCAG GTTCTTACAAAATTGGCACTGGATCTGATGCTGTATATGCGACTTACATATTTTCTAGAAACGATCTTTCTCG GCCTGCTATACAGCTTCCTTCTGCAAGCAAGGCTGTTGTTGCTGTACGGTTCTGCCCCATATACTTTAACCTTCGGGGAACAAACTCAG ATGGCTTATTTAAGCTCCCATATCGCATCATATTTGCCGTGGCCACTTTGAATTCACTGTTCATTTATGACACTGAGAGCACTCTTCCAATAGCTGTATTAGCTGGTCTTCACTATTCCTCAATAACGGACATCAGCTG GTCACCTGATGCCCGTTATTTGGCTTTATCTTCACAAGATGGTTTCTGCTCTTTGGTGGAATTTGAAAATGACGAACTTGGAACACCTTTCTCTTTATCAG ATGGAAAGGTGTCAGACAAGGATATTAAAAGTCTGCTGCAGACAGCCAATGACACCATTGTACCAATTAGGAATGTTGGTCCAGTTGTAGATGAAAATTCGAAAATGCAAGCAGAAGGTGCTGATTGTATGATCATTGAATCAGTTAATACTGGTACAGATTTATTAGAAAGCAGGGAAACTTCTGCACAAAGAAAGGCTGATGACAGTGACATGATCAAGTCAACTGGGAGTGCTCAATCTGCTATGACTGACAGTGAGACAAATGAAGCTGAAGAGAAAGCTGATAAGATGGCTGCTGAGGCAACTGTGAATGTTAAAGAGGTTGTATCAGATTGTAGGAAAAAGAAAGCAGAAGAGGTTGATGATGTGGCCACTCAGCCAACTGGGAATGTTGAAGAAGCTGATTTAGGTAGTAGAAAAATTGAAGCTGAAGACAAGGCAGAGAAACAAGTATTGAGTTCAGGCAGCGTAAAATGTGGAGCagaagagaaggaagagaagcCACAATCAAGTTTAGATGCTACAAAATCAGGACCAAATGAAGAAACAGCAGGGAAACAAATTTCCAGTTCAAAGAGTACACCCATTCCTAACAAGCCAGCCAGGAAGCGTATTACGCCCATTGCAATTGATCCATGA
- the LOC112791129 gene encoding protein trichome berefringence-like 7, whose protein sequence is MSVLNRSISLNRNGSFNRRGFSVGLASPKVANHVRFGWVSLRIQVLVIIASVISFFVAIGCGYIYVLPSVSHALLNAQGLLSDHNDNELLTSCDVFDGSWVQVQGYPLYNATECPFVEKGFNCLGNGRVDTDYLSWRWKPKGCNIPTFDVRSVLEMLRSKRVVFVGDSMSRTQWESMICMLMAGVEDKSGVYEVNQNNITKRIRFLGVRFSAFNFTIEFFRSVFLVQQGNLPRYMQRPRRVKSTLMLDKLDDISDQWVNSDVLIFNTGHWWVPSKLFDIGCYFQVKRSLKLGMSIPAAFKIALETWASWVEREIDRNRTRIFFRTYEPSHWSDQTFRQCNVTKYPAPETEGRDQSLFLDTVLEVVKNVRVPINVLRVTSMSSFRSDGHVGNWSDNPSIQDCSHWCLPGVPDMWNEIVLSQLFSNNETPYRQMEIAE, encoded by the exons ATGAGTGTGTTGAATAGGAGCATTTCATTGAACAGGAATGGATCATTCAATCGAAGGGGCTTCAGTGTTGGCCTTGCAAGCCCCAAGGTCGCCAATCACGTTCGATTTGGATGGGTCTCTTTGAGAATTCAGGTTCTTGTTATCATTGCCTCTGTCATTTCCTTCTTTGTAGCAATTGGTTGTGGCTACATTTATGTGCTTCCTAGCGTTAGCCATGCTCTCTTAAATGCCCAAGGTCTCTTATCTGACCACAACGATAACGAATTACTCACAAGCTGTGATGTCTTTGATGGAAGTTGGGTTCAGGTCCAAGGGTACCCTTTGTACAATGCCACTGAGTGTCCCTTTGTGGAAAAAGGATTCAATTGTTTGGGGAATGGAAGGGTTGACACGGATTATCTCAGCTGGAGGTGGAAACCAAAGGGTTGTAACATTCCAACGTTTGATGTGCGTAGCGTTTTGGAAATGCTGAGGAGCAAAAGGGTTGTTTTTGTTGGTGATTCAATGAGTAGAACACAGTGGGAATCTATGATTTGTATGCTTATGGCTGGTGTTGAGGATAAGAGTGGTGTTTATGAAGTCAATCAAAATAACATAACAAAGCGAATTAGGTTCTTGGGGGTTAGGTTCAGTGCCTTCAACTTCACCATTGAGTTTTTCCGGTCGGTTTTCCTTGTGCAGCAGGGTAATTTGCCCAGATATATGCAAAGGCCAAGGAGGGTGAAATCCACCCTTATGCTGGACAAGTTAGATGATATAAGTGACCAGTGGGTTAATTCAGATGTTCTGATATTCAACACTGGCCATTGGTGGGTGCCATCTAAGCTTTTTGACAT AGGTTGCTATTTCCAGGTTAAAAGGTCTCTGAAACTTGGGATGTCGATTCCTGCTGCCTTTAAAATAGCACTTGAAACTTGGGCATCATGGGTTGAAAGAGAGATCGATAGAAATAGAACGCGCATCTTCTTTAGGACTTATGAGCCATCTCACTGGAG TGATCAAACCTTCAGGCAGTGCAATGTGACTAAGTACCCTGCCCCAGAAACTGAGGGAAGGGACCAGAGCTTGTTTTTGGACACGGTTTTGGAAGTGGTTAAGAATGTCAGAGTTCCTATAAATGTTCTCCGCGTTACTTCTATGTCGTCTTTCCGGAGCGATGGACATGTTGGTAATTGGAGTGATAATCCATCCATTCAAGATTGTAGTCACTGGTGTCTACCAGGAGTACCTGATATGTGGAATGAAATTGTCCTGTCCCAACTCTTTTCCAACAATGAAACCCCTTATCGGCAAATGGAAATTGCAGAATAA
- the LOC112791127 gene encoding cell wall / vacuolar inhibitor of fructosidase 2, which translates to MLTRFSTSHILSLLFYSQQSYHSSQLKLEACWNQHFLDHTHTLVMASSKILYHLLLLFFVLGDTRLYVNGDTKLMKKTCRHTKYYDLCFSSLKSDPTSSNADPRGLAMIMVGVAMANATSTSSYLSSQLHNPATNDTTFKRVLKECLDKYTYAGESLQASVQDLADQVYDYAYMHVSAAKDYPNVCHNLFKQNPALVYPPELARRENALKHICDVAMGIIDDFNWY; encoded by the coding sequence ATGTTGACCCGGTTTTCAACATCACACATTCTCTCTCTACTCTTCTACTCCCAACAAAGTTATCACTCTTCTCAACTAAAGCTTGAGGCTTGTTGGAATCAACATTTTCTTGATCACACACATACACTTGTAATGGCTTCTTCTAAGATCTTATACCATTTACTTCTCCTGTTTTTTGTACTAGGAGACACAAGATTATATGTGAATGGGGACACCAAGTTGATGAAGAAAACATGCAGGCACACAAAGTACTACGATCTATGCTTCTCTTCCCTGAAATCAGATCCAACAAGTTCAAACGCAGACCCAAGGGGACTAGCAATGATCATGGTTGGGGTTGCCATGGCCAATGCAACATCCACTTCTTCCTACTTGTCTTCTCAGTTGCATAACCCGGCCACCAATGACACTACCTTCAAAAGGGTCCTTAAAGAATGTTTAGACAAGTACACATATGCAGGTGAATCACTTCAAGCTTCTGTTCAAGATTTGGCTGATCAAGTCTATGATTATGCTTACATGCACGTTTCTGCGGCCAAAGATTATCCAAATGTTTGCCACAACTTGTTCAAACAGAATCCTGCTTTGGTTTACCCTCCTGAACTTGCTCGTAGAGAGAATGCTTTGAAGCATATATGTGATGTTGCCATGGggattattgatgattttaattgGTATTAG